The Planctomycetaceae bacterium genome includes the window AACGTCGGCTTGATGTTGTGGGCTACGGCTTTGGCGATCAGTTCCTGGCTCACGGTCGTTCTCCCGCCGGCCGACGGGGCGGCTGGCATCATTAAAGTCTATTCGTCCTCTTCCAGTCGGGCGGCGTACTTTGCCCACAGGTCCGGCCGGCGAATCTGCGTCCGCAGGCGGGCCTGTTCCAGCCGCCACTGGGCTATCTTCTTATGGTCGCCGCCGACGAGCACTTCCGGAACCGTCAGGCCCCGAAAATCGCGCGGCCGCGTGTACTGCGGATACTCAAGCAATCCTTCCGAAAACGATTCCTCGTCCAGCGACGTTTCGCCGCCCAGCGCGCCGGGCAGCAACCGCACGATGGCGTCGGTCAAGGCCATCGCCGCGATCTCGCCGCCTGAGAGCACGAAGTCTCCCAGGCTGATCTCGACATCGGCCAGGTTCGTCCGGATCCGCTCGTCGAATCCTTCGTAATGCCCGGCCAGCAATATCAGCCTTGGCTCGGCGGCCAGTTCCTGCACGACCGCCTGCGTCAGCGGGCGGCCTTGCGGCGTCAGCAGCACGACCTTGCCCGGCGGCTCGGCCTGGGGGCGGACGTGCTCGACAGCCGCAAACACCGGCTGGCACATCATCACCATTCCCGCACCGCCGCCGAAGGGCGCGTCGTCGACGCTGCCGTATGCATCTACCGCGAAATCGCGGATGTTGGTTAAGTGGAGTTCGACCAGCCCGCGCTGGACGGCCCGGCCGACGATGCTCGTCTTGCGGAAGTCACCGAACATCTCGACGAACAGCGTGAGGATGTCGATGCGCAAGGCCATCGCAGACCCGTTTCGCCAGCGTGGCGGCGTTACTTCGAGACGGCGATGCCGCTCTTTTTGAGCAGGTCCCGCACCGTCTCGGAGGGCTGGGCGCCGACCGCCAGCCAGTGCTCGATCCGCTCGCGCTTGAGCGAGATCTGGGCCTGGGGGTCCGTTGCCCGGGGATCGTACCAGCCGAGTTCTTCGATCACGCGACCATCGCGCGGGGTGCGCGAATCGATCGCATTGAGCCGAAAGAAGCTGCGATTCCGCCTGCCAAACCGTTTCATTCTTAACCTGACAGCCACGACGTTCTCCGCATCGGCCCGCCCCGCAAAGGGCCCGGCCTGGGACTGACAATTCTCGCAAAGCGTGCGAACCACGCATTCTAGCAATCGCCGCCAACCTTGCAAGAGGATTTCTGGAAAAGACGGGGACGGGGATGGGGAGTGCGGGATTACCGGATTGGGAAAAGGATCAAGAGGATGAGATGATTGAAGAATGAAATTGTCGGGTGGCATGGCGACACGCGTTTTTGTTTCTCGCGGGTCGCCATGGGATTGAGAAAGCACTAAACGCATTGCCTGCCGCTCGGTACAATGAGCATCGCCTCGACGGTGGTCTTCCAAGGAGAACGCGATGAATACTCCAGAGCATCGTCCGCTGGACACTGGGGCCGGCGGGGGACGTGGCAAACGCCAATACGTGGGAATTGTTGCAATTCTGCTGGCCGCGATGTTCAGCGACTGTTCCTCCAGGACGGTCCCGACGAGTCAACCCGCCTCGACGGCTGCAACTGAAAGCCGGCCTGACTCGAGTCCGGCAACGTCCCGTGCGGCTAC containing:
- the trmD gene encoding tRNA (guanosine(37)-N1)-methyltransferase TrmD is translated as MALRIDILTLFVEMFGDFRKTSIVGRAVQRGLVELHLTNIRDFAVDAYGSVDDAPFGGGAGMVMMCQPVFAAVEHVRPQAEPPGKVVLLTPQGRPLTQAVVQELAAEPRLILLAGHYEGFDERIRTNLADVEISLGDFVLSGGEIAAMALTDAIVRLLPGALGGETSLDEESFSEGLLEYPQYTRPRDFRGLTVPEVLVGGDHKKIAQWRLEQARLRTQIRRPDLWAKYAARLEEDE
- the rpsP gene encoding 30S ribosomal protein S16; this translates as MAVRLRMKRFGRRNRSFFRLNAIDSRTPRDGRVIEELGWYDPRATDPQAQISLKRERIEHWLAVGAQPSETVRDLLKKSGIAVSK